In Acanthopagrus latus isolate v.2019 chromosome 17, fAcaLat1.1, whole genome shotgun sequence, the following are encoded in one genomic region:
- the gpatch3 gene encoding G patch domain-containing protein 3, with amino-acid sequence MADSEDLSPVYFSVNNIPVAFRSADLRNYFSQFIESGGFQCFHYRHRPEVLRESERTENTPSGDGGEGSSNSPETDQDTTEGSGKKQTVKTCCCIVSVREKEADRLVRMYAGKHWINSKGNWLARRCVIKRVKVSDDKDDGSFPYKTKHEQRHRVSLTERFTEADLKTLPELNPPALMQNGNVGTPVKVFLQLIQSCRLPPRLIRKLGLTFPKTSSNRRYGNVPFQYRNSWTLPATEETILTATGHEISGPGSLAAPPSGQRKLADERETMEPDEPQKEEEEDAQSNADDDDDWCEEWERHEALHDDVTSQERSKERLYEEEIELKWEKGGSGLVFYTDAQYWQEEEGDFDEQTADDWDVDMSVYYDKDGGDMDARDSVRMRYEKRLREGLEDRSGHSQSIGSFERFTKGFGRRVMEKQGWKDGEGLGNSQIGIPDALESEGQHPNCKRGFGYHGEKLLLHSKKARKDFHISTVYDKPKDIDEGDTLLRRQPSTSMKYRGWQPGGTIGPRR; translated from the exons atggcggaCTCTGAAGACCTCTCTCCGGTGTATTTTTCCGTTAACAACATCCCTGTAGCATTTCGCTCAGCCGACCTGAGGAATTATTTCAGTCAGTTCATAGAAAGCGGCGGTTTCCAATGTTTTCACTACCGACACCGGCCGGAGGTCCTCAGGGAGTCCGAGCGGACCGAAAACACACCGTCCGGTGACGGCGGAGAGGGCAGCTCCAACTCCCCGGAGACTGACCAAGACACAACGGAGGGCTCTGGGAAGAAACAGACGGTGAAGACGTGCTGCTGCATCGTTTCTGTCCGCGAgaaagaggcagacagactCGTCAGGATGTATGCGGGGAAACACTGGATCAACTCGAAGGGGAACTGGCTGGCTAGACGTTGCGTTATCAAAAGAGTCAAAGTTTCAGATGACAAAG atgATGGGTCCTTCCCGTATAAAACAAAGCACGAGCAGCGCCACCGAGTGTCCTTAACAGAGCGTTTCACAGAGGCTGACCTCAAAACCTTGCCTGAGCTGAATCCACCTGCTCTGATGCAGAATGGAAACGTGGGCACACCGGTGAAAGTGTTCCTACAGCTCATCCAGTCCTGCCGATTGCCTCCACGCCTCATCCGAAAGTTGGGCCTCACCTTCCCAAAAACCAGCTCTAACCGCCGTTACGGCAATGTACCTTTTCAGTATCGCAACAGTTGGACACTTCCAGCCACAGAGGAGACTATATTAACAGCTACTGGACATGAAATATCAGGACCAGGCTCTTTGGCTGCTCCACCATCAGGACAAAGAAAATTAGCTGATGAGAGAGAAACTATGGAACCCGATGAGCcacagaaagaagaggaggaggatgcacaGTCAAATGCAGATGAC GATGATGACTGGTGTGAGGAGTGGGAGCGCCATGAAGCTTTGCATGATGATGTAACGAGTCAGGAACGAAGTAAAGAGAGGCTGTACGAGGAGGAGATCGAGTTGAAGTGGGAGAAGGGCGGCTCAGGCCTGGTCTTCTACACAGATGCCCAGTactggcaggaggaggaaggag aTTTCGACGAACAAACGGCAGACGACTGGGATGTTGACATGAGTGTCTACTATGATAAAG ATGGAGGTGACATGGATGCCCGTGATTCTGTCCGAATGCGGTACGAGAAAAGGCTGAGGGAGGGTCTTGAAGATAGATCTGGACACAGTCAGTCTATTGGCAGCTTTGAGAGGTTCACTAAG ggctTTGGTCGTCGTGTGATGGAAAAGCAGGGCTGGAAGGATGGTGAAGGATTGGGAAACAGTCAAATTGGAATTCCTGATGCTCTTGAGAGTGAGGGTCAACACCCTAATTGCAAAAGAGGCTTTGG GTACCATGGAGAGAAATTGTTGTTACACTCAAAAAAGGCCAGAAAAGATTTTCATATATCCACAGTGTATGATAAACCCAAAGATATTGATGAAGGCGACACGTTATTGAGACGTCAACCAAGCACAAGCATGAAGTACAGAGGCTGGCAGCCAGGTGGCACCATTGGACCACGAAGATGA